Proteins encoded by one window of Candidatus Bathyanammoxibius amoris:
- the bioB gene encoding biotin synthase BioB, producing MDNHIRVLGEKILEGCEVTRDEAAYICGLNETDAIYDLLYWANKIRHKFLGDEISCCALVSVKQGRCAEDCGFCAQSARFDTAVEGFALMGGEGLASAISGAAEPAAGSLGIVTSGRELSDDEVARLCEGVGGVNGTDGIHLHASPGLLSPQNAQRLKASGIRRINHNLETSQRFFPRLCTTHSYSDRLRTIRTAREAGLEVCSGGIFGAGESPDDWLDLAFTLRELDVDTVPLNFLHPIPGTPLGGARALAPMEILKIIALYRFVLPAKEIKLAGGRERNLGDLQSWIFYAGASSIIIGGYLSTRGRPPEEDLRMISDLGLKIKT from the coding sequence GTGGATAATCATATAAGGGTGTTAGGCGAAAAAATACTGGAAGGGTGTGAGGTCACCCGTGATGAAGCCGCATATATCTGCGGCCTCAACGAGACAGACGCCATATACGACCTCTTGTACTGGGCCAACAAGATAAGGCATAAATTTCTGGGGGATGAGATAAGCTGCTGTGCCCTGGTGAGTGTGAAACAGGGGAGATGTGCCGAGGACTGCGGCTTCTGCGCCCAGTCCGCACGGTTTGATACCGCCGTAGAGGGCTTTGCCCTTATGGGCGGGGAGGGCCTTGCGAGCGCCATAAGCGGCGCGGCTGAGCCGGCTGCCGGGTCGCTTGGGATAGTAACAAGCGGCAGGGAATTGAGCGATGATGAAGTGGCCAGACTGTGTGAGGGTGTCGGGGGGGTGAACGGAACAGACGGCATTCACCTGCACGCGTCGCCAGGGCTGCTTTCCCCGCAAAATGCCCAACGGCTAAAGGCCAGCGGTATAAGGCGCATTAACCATAACCTGGAGACATCGCAAAGGTTTTTCCCGCGGCTCTGCACCACGCATAGTTACAGCGATCGGCTGCGCACCATCAGGACGGCCCGGGAGGCGGGTCTTGAGGTATGCAGCGGCGGCATATTCGGCGCGGGTGAGTCACCGGACGACTGGCTCGACCTCGCATTCACGCTGAGGGAATTGGACGTTGACACGGTGCCGCTTAATTTTTTACATCCTATCCCCGGTACGCCGCTCGGCGGCGCCAGGGCGCTTGCCCCGATGGAGATTCTTAAAATTATTGCGCTCTATCGGTTTGTACTGCCGGCGAAAGAGATAAAGCTGGCCGGCGGCAGGGAAAGAAACCTGGGAGACCTGCAGAGCTGGATATTCTACGCCGGTGCCAGCAGCATAATCATTGGCGGTTATCTGTCTACAAGGGGGAGACCGCCGGAAGAAGACCTCCGCATGATATCCGACCTGGGCCTGAAGATAAAAACGTAG
- a CDS encoding dihydroorotate dehydrogenase electron transfer subunit gives MNQAPSSNEPAFNVLEPTIIKIDRVVEESGTSKSFFFKCGEFEYEPGQFIMLWIPGMDEKPFSISYLGDDSFGITVACRGNFTRRLHQMNPGEILGVRGPFGTPFSMEKGNACIIGGGVGMASLATLVDKLERGMIIQGAKTASEILYRNRAGFSGMTVFTEDGSEGTKGLPTKKLEDLYSRFGVINLYVCGPEPMTYKVLEFAQRHSLPMQASLERYMKCGIGLCGQCCCDGLRICIDGPVLPRETLETLGDFGRFARLKDGRKVSVEEYIQMKT, from the coding sequence ATGAATCAGGCACCGAGTAGCAACGAACCTGCCTTTAACGTGCTGGAGCCTACTATCATCAAGATAGACAGGGTAGTAGAGGAGTCCGGCACGTCAAAGAGCTTCTTTTTTAAGTGCGGTGAGTTCGAGTATGAGCCGGGGCAGTTTATCATGCTGTGGATACCCGGCATGGACGAGAAGCCCTTCAGCATCTCCTATCTCGGCGATGATTCCTTTGGGATAACTGTGGCATGCAGGGGCAATTTTACGCGCAGGTTGCACCAGATGAATCCCGGAGAGATATTGGGCGTAAGAGGCCCATTCGGGACGCCGTTTAGCATGGAGAAGGGCAATGCCTGCATTATCGGCGGGGGAGTAGGCATGGCCAGCCTGGCCACGCTTGTAGACAAGCTGGAGAGGGGAATGATTATACAGGGGGCAAAAACTGCTTCAGAGATTCTGTACCGTAACAGGGCGGGGTTCAGCGGCATGACGGTGTTTACGGAGGACGGCTCGGAAGGGACAAAAGGACTGCCCACCAAGAAGCTCGAGGACCTTTACAGCCGCTTTGGCGTCATAAACCTTTATGTCTGCGGCCCCGAACCGATGACTTATAAGGTCCTTGAGTTCGCGCAGAGGCACAGTCTACCGATGCAGGCGTCGCTGGAAAGGTATATGAAGTGTGGTATAGGTCTGTGCGGCCAGTGCTGTTGCGACGGGCTGCGGATCTGTATCGACGGGCCCGTACTCCCCAGAGAGACGCTGGAGACCCTGGGCGATTTTGGCAGGTTCGCCAGGCTGAAAGACGGGCGGAAGGTATCCGTCGAGGAATATATTCAGATGAAGACGTAA
- a CDS encoding ferritin family protein, which yields MSITVDDVIKVAIEKEENAYNLYRGMLDKINDPGAKAMVSKLAEEERSHKNALERLDLKKLQKLGSKKVEDLKIVEYLQDRVITDTSSLQDVLVFAMKREKEAHEFYSRFASEMPDLEVKNILEALAQEELKHKRDLEVFYDDVIYQED from the coding sequence ATGTCGATTACAGTAGACGACGTAATTAAAGTGGCTATTGAAAAGGAAGAAAACGCCTACAACCTCTACCGTGGGATGTTGGACAAGATAAACGATCCCGGCGCCAAGGCCATGGTGTCCAAGCTTGCCGAAGAGGAGCGCTCGCATAAGAATGCCCTGGAAAGGCTGGATCTAAAAAAACTGCAGAAACTGGGGTCTAAAAAGGTAGAAGACCTGAAGATTGTAGAATACCTGCAGGACAGAGTGATTACCGACACGTCCAGCCTGCAGGACGTGCTGGTCTTTGCCATGAAGCGCGAGAAAGAGGCGCATGAGTTCTACAGCAGGTTCGCAAGCGAGATGCCCGACCTGGAGGTCAAGAATATCCTGGAGGCGCTGGCGCAGGAAGAGCTGAAACACAAGAGAGATTTAGAGGTCTTTTACGACGACGTCATATACCAGGAAGACTAG
- a CDS encoding M48 family metallopeptidase yields the protein MITEKTKTDVGAKSKEYARRRYALTIINLIVGIGFLLFLTLYLTFPLKDIAAGFTQGYYLQLGVYYLCFCLLFAVISLPLDFYSGYILEHRYGLSNQTIAGWAKNELKGAGLGFAITLPMIEAVYFLIRNFGEHWWIPAGILFMLVSVVLARIAPVLILPLFYKITPLEDEGLRETLTPLAADAGVTLEGVYKMDLSRNTKKANAMLAGLGSTRRVILGDTLLSNFSTDEIAVVFAHELGHHVYRHIWKFLAVAGIAGFAGLYIAQGLLERFLLELGFEHTYDIATLPLLLLILGVFGVIILPLQNWYSRGLEVQCDRYALDKTGKPGDFISLMTKLAENNLADKDPSGIIEYLFYDHPAIAKRIDMARRWAADTAGGK from the coding sequence ATGATAACAGAAAAGACCAAAACGGACGTAGGAGCAAAGTCCAAAGAATACGCAAGGAGGCGCTATGCGCTGACCATTATCAACTTAATCGTCGGCATTGGTTTCCTGCTCTTCTTGACGCTGTACCTCACCTTCCCGCTCAAAGACATTGCGGCGGGATTCACCCAGGGGTATTATCTTCAGCTCGGCGTTTATTACCTGTGCTTCTGCCTGCTGTTTGCCGTTATAAGCCTGCCGCTTGATTTCTATTCCGGCTACATACTTGAACACCGCTACGGGTTGTCCAACCAGACCATTGCGGGTTGGGCTAAGAACGAATTGAAGGGCGCGGGGCTGGGGTTTGCTATAACCCTCCCAATGATAGAAGCGGTATATTTTCTGATAAGAAATTTTGGTGAACACTGGTGGATACCGGCCGGGATACTTTTCATGCTGGTTAGTGTGGTGCTTGCGAGGATAGCGCCCGTGCTCATACTGCCGCTGTTCTATAAGATTACTCCACTGGAAGACGAGGGGTTGAGGGAGACGCTAACCCCGCTGGCCGCGGACGCCGGTGTCACCCTGGAGGGCGTCTATAAAATGGACCTGAGCAGGAACACGAAGAAGGCAAACGCGATGCTCGCGGGTCTTGGCAGTACACGCAGGGTCATCCTGGGGGACACGCTTCTCTCGAACTTCTCGACGGATGAGATTGCGGTGGTATTCGCGCACGAATTAGGCCACCACGTATACAGGCATATATGGAAGTTTCTTGCGGTGGCCGGCATCGCAGGATTTGCCGGCCTGTACATAGCGCAAGGCCTCCTGGAGAGGTTTTTATTAGAACTTGGTTTTGAGCACACGTATGATATCGCCACTCTGCCGCTGTTGCTGCTTATACTGGGTGTGTTTGGCGTCATTATATTACCCCTTCAGAACTGGTACAGCCGTGGGCTTGAGGTGCAGTGCGACCGCTACGCGCTGGACAAGACCGGCAAACCCGGCGACTTTATAAGCCTGATGACAAAACTCGCCGAGAACAACCTCGCCGACAAAGACCCCTCCGGCATAATCGAGTATCTGTTCTACGACCACCCGGCCATTGCCAAACGTATAGACATGGCCCGGCGGTGGGCCGCTGATACGGCTGGCGGCAAATAA
- a CDS encoding cytochrome c, with protein sequence MKDILTAVTSILCCIVMFLCPAMVVVGAEIDAKALYKEHCTPCHGVDGRGTDLGKGLAAMAEGIEFPDFNDPEWQKRTTDERMIEQITNGSPGRMFSFKEKMNGEEMKAVVVYVRGFPSR encoded by the coding sequence ATGAAAGATATCCTGACTGCGGTAACGAGTATATTATGTTGTATTGTCATGTTTCTGTGTCCGGCAATGGTTGTTGTTGGGGCTGAAATAGATGCGAAGGCCCTTTACAAGGAGCACTGCACGCCCTGCCATGGTGTGGACGGCAGGGGTACGGACCTGGGAAAAGGGCTGGCAGCAATGGCGGAGGGCATAGAGTTCCCGGATTTCAATGACCCCGAGTGGCAGAAACGAACAACGGACGAACGGATGATAGAGCAGATAACGAACGGCTCTCCGGGCAGGATGTTCTCCTTTAAGGAGAAGATGAACGGAGAAGAGATGAAAGCCGTTGTAGTCTACGTCCGCGGGTTTCCGTCAAGATAG
- a CDS encoding YnfA family protein, which produces MNNHKPKIISKTLVYFFLAGLFEIGGGYLVWLWIREDYALVVGLLGGLVLFLYGVVPTLQPSHFHRIYAAYGGVFIVMAMLWGWAFDGIAPDRFDVIGAFIALIGVAVIFYWPRKYEQQWQR; this is translated from the coding sequence ATGAACAACCATAAACCTAAAATTATATCGAAGACACTGGTTTATTTCTTCCTGGCCGGTCTTTTTGAGATTGGCGGGGGTTATCTTGTCTGGCTCTGGATAAGAGAAGATTATGCGCTGGTAGTTGGGCTTCTTGGCGGCTTAGTATTGTTTCTTTACGGTGTTGTCCCAACACTGCAGCCATCTCATTTTCACAGGATATACGCCGCCTATGGAGGTGTTTTTATTGTGATGGCCATGCTCTGGGGTTGGGCCTTTGACGGTATCGCCCCGGACAGATTCGATGTTATCGGTGCATTCATAGCTCTCATTGGGGTAGCGGTAATATTCTATTGGCCGAGGAAATACGAACAACAATGGCAAAGATAA
- a CDS encoding dihydroorotate dehydrogenase, with translation MAAVDISTEISGIALRNPTVLASGILGTSNALLQTVAGAGAGAVTTKSISLDPMPGHNNPVTVGFEAGLLNAVGYANPGLHAAAQEFSNPGAVGVPVIASVIGRGVGDIVKVVEGLWSQGFAAIEISLSCPHTPGFGAMAGQNTPSYVRQVVSAARRVTSIPLFVKLSADTADIAKVAKAAEEAGADGITATNTIGPGMIINIEARRPVLGFKKGGISGPALRPIAVRCVYDIYEAVRIPIIGTGGVSAGRHAIEMLMAGASAVGIGTAVCTGGVGVFSTVCGEMEDWMVKNGYSSVKELIGAAHESGTE, from the coding sequence ATGGCGGCGGTAGATATATCTACAGAAATTTCTGGAATAGCGCTCAGAAATCCTACGGTGCTCGCGTCGGGTATCCTTGGCACGAGTAACGCTCTCCTCCAGACGGTGGCCGGCGCGGGTGCGGGCGCGGTCACTACGAAATCAATAAGCCTCGACCCCATGCCGGGCCACAACAACCCCGTCACGGTAGGCTTTGAGGCGGGCCTGCTTAACGCGGTGGGCTACGCGAATCCGGGGCTGCATGCGGCAGCGCAGGAGTTCAGCAACCCGGGCGCCGTGGGTGTGCCGGTGATAGCCAGCGTTATAGGCAGGGGGGTAGGGGATATAGTGAAGGTAGTGGAGGGGCTGTGGAGCCAGGGATTCGCCGCAATAGAGATATCGCTTTCATGTCCCCATACTCCCGGCTTTGGGGCGATGGCGGGACAAAATACCCCAAGTTACGTGCGACAGGTAGTCTCTGCAGCCAGAAGGGTGACCAGCATACCGTTGTTTGTAAAATTATCGGCCGACACGGCAGACATCGCGAAGGTGGCCAAGGCCGCTGAAGAGGCGGGAGCAGACGGTATAACGGCAACGAACACCATAGGCCCGGGGATGATAATCAACATAGAGGCCCGGCGCCCCGTCTTGGGTTTCAAGAAGGGGGGCATCTCCGGACCGGCCTTAAGACCGATTGCCGTCAGGTGTGTCTACGACATATACGAGGCCGTGCGCATACCGATAATCGGGACTGGTGGGGTATCAGCCGGGAGGCACGCCATAGAAATGCTCATGGCGGGCGCGAGCGCGGTCGGTATAGGTACCGCCGTTTGTACCGGCGGTGTTGGCGTGTTTTCTACGGTCTGCGGTGAGATGGAAGACTGGATGGTGAAAAACGGCTATAGTTCCGTGAAAGAACTTATAGGGGCTGCCCATGAATCAGGCACCGAGTAG
- a CDS encoding glucose 1-dehydrogenase → MEQFELRGHVAVVTGASQGLGKSMAMGLAEAGADIVMVARGPVKLAEAEKEVSDIGARTLTIAADVTIPEDVEKVVKKTLAKFKKIDVLVNNVGTYMGQPIVESAVEDWFRLINTNLTSTYLCCRAVGRHMIERQRGKVVNMAAAMGALGARNASAYCASKGGVIQLTRALAVEWARYNINVNAIAPGTMETEITRKMLEDAKVRKALESKVPMKRLGQPSDLVGTVVFLSASGSDYITGQTIFVDGGFSIQ, encoded by the coding sequence ATGGAACAGTTTGAATTGAGGGGCCATGTGGCCGTGGTAACCGGCGCGAGCCAGGGCCTTGGCAAGAGTATGGCCATGGGACTGGCAGAGGCGGGTGCCGATATAGTGATGGTGGCCCGCGGGCCCGTTAAGCTGGCAGAGGCCGAGAAGGAGGTCTCGGACATCGGCGCGCGGACGCTTACGATAGCGGCCGACGTTACCATACCTGAGGACGTTGAGAAGGTGGTCAAAAAAACCCTTGCGAAGTTCAAAAAGATTGACGTCCTGGTCAACAACGTGGGGACGTACATGGGGCAGCCCATAGTGGAGTCGGCGGTCGAGGACTGGTTCAGGCTGATTAACACCAATCTGACAAGCACCTATCTATGTTGCAGGGCCGTTGGCAGGCACATGATAGAGCGACAGAGGGGGAAGGTTGTAAACATGGCGGCGGCCATGGGCGCCCTCGGCGCAAGGAATGCATCCGCTTATTGTGCGAGCAAGGGGGGTGTTATCCAGCTTACTCGCGCGCTGGCCGTGGAATGGGCCAGGTACAACATCAACGTAAACGCCATAGCACCCGGGACGATGGAGACGGAGATTACCAGAAAAATGCTTGAAGACGCAAAGGTCAGAAAGGCGCTGGAGAGCAAGGTCCCCATGAAAAGGCTCGGACAACCTTCAGACCTTGTAGGCACGGTGGTCTTCCTGTCCGCGAGCGGGTCTGATTATATAACCGGACAGACAATATTTGTGGACGGCGGGTTTTCAATACAGTGA
- a CDS encoding YnfA family protein has protein sequence MAKIIIVSLTLFFAAALYEIGGGYLVWLWLRERRGILLGLLGVPVLFMYGIIQTFQPAHFGRVYAAYGGIFIVSAIIWGWVIDKKKPDRFEIIGACIALAGAAVMMYMPR, from the coding sequence ATGGCAAAGATAATCATAGTCTCATTGACGCTATTTTTTGCCGCTGCTCTTTATGAGATTGGCGGTGGATATTTGGTCTGGTTGTGGTTGCGAGAACGCAGGGGGATACTCCTGGGATTATTGGGTGTGCCGGTTTTATTCATGTATGGAATCATACAGACGTTTCAGCCAGCACATTTCGGACGAGTCTATGCTGCCTATGGCGGAATATTCATCGTTTCCGCTATTATTTGGGGATGGGTGATTGATAAGAAGAAACCGGACCGCTTCGAGATTATTGGGGCGTGTATAGCGCTGGCTGGCGCTGCGGTTATGATGTACATGCCTCGATAA
- a CDS encoding Na+:solute symporter, producing the protein MGLSLVDWVIIGLYCSLSLGVGVYFSRRASKNIQEFFISGRSLPWWLLGTSMVATTFGADTPLAVTEYVRNDGIWRNWFWWNVALGGLLGVFLFSRLWRRAEVLTDNELIELRYSGRPAEILRAFKAGYFSTIYNFVVMGWVIQAMATILQVVLGIPPEMQWISITVCVCIALTYAVLSGFWGVVVTDMFQFILCFASSVVLALYCLDAVGGIDELKLQLAQSAGGTDVTMNFFPPLDIKGDTGFLDSPLFTFLIFITVMWWSSHNADGGGYIIQRMLAAKTEAHSLVGTLWFNIAHYALRPWPWIIVALVTMVTFPEITKSHSKEAYPMAINAFLPSGLKGMLVASFLAAFMSTIDTHLNWGSSYFINDIYKRFIKTSSSERHYVLVSRITSVVLMVMAGIVASQMNSITAAWEFLIPMSAGIGLVLILRWFWWRINAWSEISALVASMVINIPLVVMHVPVQQRFMVIVPFSIVVWVSVTFLTQPVPVEQLKKFYTKVRPGGLWGPVRKELPHIKRGILGWGLLVEWFSGVALIYGATFGIGKLIFHDYTTGAVLLAIAAVGSGVIAYRLTRKEAFS; encoded by the coding sequence ATGGGTCTCTCGCTCGTAGACTGGGTCATCATTGGTCTTTACTGCAGCCTCTCCCTGGGAGTAGGCGTCTATTTCTCCCGCCGCGCAAGTAAAAACATACAGGAATTCTTCATCTCCGGCCGCTCCCTGCCCTGGTGGCTCCTGGGCACTTCTATGGTGGCCACCACCTTCGGCGCCGACACCCCGCTTGCCGTCACAGAATACGTAAGGAACGACGGCATCTGGCGTAACTGGTTCTGGTGGAACGTGGCGCTGGGCGGGCTCCTGGGGGTGTTTCTCTTCTCACGGCTCTGGCGCAGGGCGGAGGTGTTGACGGACAATGAGCTGATAGAACTTCGCTATTCAGGCCGCCCGGCCGAGATACTGAGGGCGTTCAAGGCAGGCTATTTCAGCACAATATACAACTTCGTAGTAATGGGCTGGGTGATTCAGGCCATGGCCACCATCCTGCAGGTGGTGCTGGGCATACCGCCGGAGATGCAGTGGATTTCTATCACCGTCTGCGTCTGTATCGCCCTTACCTACGCGGTGCTTTCCGGGTTCTGGGGTGTCGTGGTCACGGACATGTTCCAGTTCATCCTCTGTTTCGCCAGCTCTGTCGTCCTTGCCCTCTATTGCCTGGATGCGGTGGGTGGTATAGACGAACTGAAGCTGCAGCTCGCGCAGTCGGCGGGCGGCACCGATGTTACCATGAATTTTTTCCCGCCTCTCGACATAAAAGGCGATACTGGTTTTCTGGACTCCCCGCTGTTCACGTTTCTAATATTTATCACCGTGATGTGGTGGTCTTCGCACAACGCGGACGGCGGCGGCTACATCATCCAGCGGATGCTGGCGGCCAAGACCGAGGCCCACTCACTGGTGGGTACGCTGTGGTTTAATATCGCGCATTACGCCCTCAGGCCGTGGCCGTGGATTATAGTCGCGCTGGTCACCATGGTAACGTTCCCTGAGATCACGAAGAGTCACAGCAAGGAGGCGTATCCGATGGCCATAAACGCCTTTCTGCCGAGCGGCCTGAAGGGGATGCTGGTGGCGTCGTTTCTTGCGGCGTTCATGTCCACAATCGACACCCATCTAAACTGGGGTTCCAGCTATTTTATAAACGACATCTACAAGAGGTTTATCAAGACGAGCTCGTCAGAGCGCCACTACGTGCTGGTCTCAAGGATAACCTCGGTGGTACTCATGGTGATGGCGGGGATTGTGGCCTCGCAGATGAACTCAATCACGGCGGCGTGGGAATTTCTTATACCTATGTCGGCGGGCATCGGGCTGGTGCTTATACTCAGGTGGTTCTGGTGGCGGATAAACGCCTGGTCTGAGATATCGGCCCTGGTGGCCTCTATGGTCATAAATATACCGCTCGTGGTAATGCACGTCCCGGTACAGCAGAGGTTCATGGTTATCGTGCCGTTCTCGATAGTGGTGTGGGTGTCGGTCACGTTCCTTACACAGCCGGTACCGGTTGAGCAGCTCAAGAAGTTTTACACAAAGGTCAGGCCCGGCGGCCTCTGGGGGCCGGTAAGGAAGGAACTGCCGCACATAAAGCGGGGTATACTGGGATGGGGCTTGCTGGTAGAATGGTTCTCCGGCGTGGCGCTCATCTACGGCGCGACGTTCGGCATAGGAAAACTTATATTCCACGATTACACGACGGGCGCCGTGCTCCTGGCTATAGCGGCCGTTGGCAGTGGGGTTATAGCGTACAGGCTGACCCGGAAGGAGGCGTTTAGTTGA
- the uvrC gene encoding excinuclease ABC subunit UvrC, with translation MQLTKKIQTLPTTTGVYMMRDSRSKVIYVGKAKNLRSRVRTYFFHKGGDGRPLIGQLVKRVADIDIVLTDTEKEALILENNLIKQFKPRYNVLLRDDKTYVSIRLDMRRKYPHPRVVREVRKDGALYFGPYSSSRSVRETLRFIYELYPIRKCSDPTFRGRTRPCLYHQMDKCMGPCIDDLADEKTYRAMIEEIVLFLRGRKQDLIDALREKMNREAVEERYEDAAQTRDRLRAVEETIEGQKIHSMSFTDRDVFGYYREGKELQIQAMFIRRGRLEDLAGYSFTLEYDTPEGVFRAFLNQFYGHNRFIPKEVIIPTRTEDAPVLEEFLSDTGGHKVSVICPQKGEKLRLVALARRNAENAFRARHATPDRQKKILTGLKKALGLRNLPETIECFDISNIGGKLAVGSMVTFKNGMPDKNRYRRYRVEGVNQPDDCAMIHEMLSRRYKKASRGDRGKNIPQLVMVDGGKGQLGVALKVMAHAGITDVDVIALAKARKKYNNDMQLEYELQDRVYVPGSEEPIALPGDSSELMLLGRIRDEAHRFAIEYHRKLRQRMFYRSPLDAIPGIGPARKTKLMKCFGSIQNIRDAGLKDLKEVAGLPERQAEAIYNYFHAAATDA, from the coding sequence ATGCAGCTTACAAAAAAAATACAGACGCTGCCGACCACGACCGGGGTCTATATGATGCGAGATTCCCGTTCAAAGGTAATCTACGTGGGTAAGGCAAAAAACCTGCGCTCCCGCGTCAGGACATATTTCTTCCATAAGGGCGGGGACGGCAGGCCATTAATCGGCCAACTTGTTAAAAGGGTAGCCGACATAGACATTGTACTGACGGACACGGAAAAAGAGGCCCTGATACTCGAAAACAACCTGATTAAGCAGTTCAAGCCACGCTATAATGTCCTGCTCCGCGACGATAAGACGTATGTAAGTATCAGACTCGACATGCGCCGGAAGTACCCGCACCCACGTGTGGTGCGCGAGGTCAGGAAGGACGGCGCACTCTACTTCGGCCCATATTCATCTTCCCGGTCCGTCAGAGAGACGCTCCGGTTCATCTACGAACTCTACCCCATACGGAAGTGTTCCGACCCCACGTTCCGCGGCCGGACACGGCCATGTCTATACCACCAGATGGACAAATGCATGGGACCGTGTATCGATGACCTTGCGGACGAGAAAACCTACCGTGCGATGATTGAGGAGATCGTCCTGTTCCTCAGGGGGAGGAAGCAAGACCTCATTGACGCCCTTCGCGAGAAGATGAACAGAGAGGCGGTTGAAGAGAGATACGAAGACGCCGCCCAGACACGCGACCGTCTGAGGGCCGTTGAAGAGACGATAGAAGGACAGAAGATACACTCGATGAGCTTCACCGACAGGGACGTGTTCGGTTATTATCGCGAGGGCAAGGAACTTCAGATACAGGCCATGTTCATACGCAGGGGCAGGCTTGAGGACCTTGCCGGATACAGCTTCACACTTGAATACGACACTCCTGAAGGGGTGTTCAGGGCCTTCCTGAACCAGTTCTACGGCCACAACCGTTTCATACCAAAGGAGGTAATAATACCCACCCGGACCGAAGACGCCCCGGTGCTCGAGGAATTCCTGAGTGACACAGGCGGCCATAAGGTCTCGGTTATCTGCCCGCAGAAAGGGGAAAAGCTGAGACTTGTGGCTCTGGCCAGACGCAACGCCGAGAACGCTTTCCGGGCCAGACACGCAACACCCGACAGACAGAAAAAGATTCTAACAGGACTTAAGAAAGCACTGGGACTAAGAAACCTGCCTGAGACCATCGAGTGCTTTGACATATCCAATATCGGAGGCAAGCTGGCCGTAGGCTCGATGGTGACCTTTAAAAACGGCATGCCCGACAAGAACCGCTACAGGCGATACAGGGTGGAGGGCGTCAACCAGCCGGACGACTGCGCCATGATTCACGAGATGCTATCGAGGCGTTACAAGAAGGCGAGCAGGGGCGACAGGGGCAAAAATATTCCGCAACTGGTCATGGTTGACGGCGGCAAGGGACAGCTCGGCGTCGCATTGAAGGTTATGGCCCACGCGGGTATTACGGACGTTGACGTGATAGCCCTGGCCAAGGCCCGCAAAAAATATAATAACGACATGCAGCTTGAGTATGAACTCCAGGACCGGGTGTACGTCCCCGGCAGTGAAGAGCCCATCGCCCTCCCCGGCGACTCATCTGAACTTATGCTGCTGGGCCGGATCCGCGACGAGGCGCACCGCTTCGCCATCGAATATCACAGGAAACTCCGCCAGCGGATGTTCTACCGCTCGCCCCTTGACGCCATTCCCGGTATAGGCCCCGCCCGGAAGACGAAACTCATGAAGTGTTTCGGGAGCATACAGAACATACGCGACGCGGGTCTTAAGGATTTAAAGGAGGTCGCCGGACTTCCTGAGCGCCAGGCCGAGGCCATCTACAACTACTTCCACGCCGCGGCTACTGACGCATAG